A segment of the Catenuloplanes nepalensis genome:
ACCTTTACGCAGGTCAGCCAAGGCCTTGGCGGCGACGGTGCCGGCGTCCAGCCAGATCCAGCCCGGCGAACCGGCGGTCGGGATGCCGGCTCGCTGATGGAACTCGGTGCGAACGAACCCGGGGCAGAGCGCGAGCACGCGCACACCGTACCGGCGAACGGACTGAGCAATGGACTCGCTGAAATTGATCACGTACGCCTTCGTAGCGGTGTACGTCGATCCCGGTGCGGTGACACCGTAGCCGGACACCGAGGAGACGTTGATCACACCCCCTGAGCGCCTTTCCGTCATTTGCGGCAAAACCGCGAAAGTCAGACGCATGACGGCCTCGACGTTCAGCCGCAGAATGCGCAGCTCGTCATCCAGCGTGGAGCCGTGGAATGCCTTGTTCAGACCGATCCCGGCGTTGTTCACCAGAAGTTCGACCGGCTCGGTCGCGTCCCGAAGCCGGTCCTCGACCGCGGCGGTGCCGGACTCGGTCGCCAGATCGGCCGGAAGCACGCTCACCCGCACCCCGTGCCGGGCGCGCAACTCCGCCGCGCTCGCGGACAGCCGCTCCGCGTCCCGGGCCACCAGCGTCAGGTCCCACCGCTCCGCGGCCAGCCGGGCGGCGAACGCCGCACCGAGAC
Coding sequences within it:
- a CDS encoding SDR family NAD(P)-dependent oxidoreductase is translated as MTVPDQPPRGVALITGATAGLGAAFAARLAAERWDLTLVARDAERLSASAAELRARHGVRVSVLPADLATESGTAAVEDRLRDATEPVELLVNNAGIGLNKAFHGSTLDDELRILRLNVEAVMRLTFAVLPQMTERRSGGVINVSSVSGYGVTAPGSTYTATKAYVINFSESIAQSVRRYGVRVLALCPGFVRTEFHQRAGIPTAGSPGWIWLDAGTVAAKALADLRKGRYVSVPSVRYKIAASALRHTPHGLVRRFSEAGNRFVGRGAR